The genomic DNA GGCTCACAGCATCGGCTTCCCGAACTCATTTGTCCAGCCTTGATGCGCTTTTGAGCGCTTCTGTGCATAATTAATATGCAGAAAAATTAACCTGTATAAAATATAGGCAATAGAAGGGTCCTTATGGATAGCACACTAACCATAAGGATGCCCCTAAGCCATTGAAAGAACAACAAGTGTGTGGATCTCTCCGAACTGGCACGAAGATTGAAAAGAACAATTTGCACATCGTTTTTTCGTTCGCTTTTTCTGTTACCCAAAATTGGATGAAGAGATCGATAAGTTTGGACGGGGCGCCCACAGCATCTGATTCCCCAACCACCCCGTTCAGACACAGAGGGCCGGAAGCTCCCGCTTCCGGCCCGACTGTGACCCAGCACAGTGCCTCATATATTTGCATCTGCCTTTTTTCTGCACAGAAATTGGGCGGCATATTTGTGTCTGGAAATGTTCTATTCCCGACATTCCCCTTTCGATTCCAAAGCCTTGTCTTAAAACCCACAAACTGGCACGAAACTTGAGATTGTCTCAGCGGCTCAGTCACTGAGCCCGGGGTCTGCCTGCCTTTGCTGTGGGTCCGGCAAGACTTTGATGTGCTTTAGAAATTGAGAGTTGGGGTATTTCGCCATGCAAGTCGGTATGGACGTCTTTTTTGTGCTTATGGGTGCGGCCATGGTGCTCGCCATGCACGCGGGTTTCGCTTTTTTGGAAGTGGGTACGGTTCGCCGCAAGAACCAAGTCAACGCGCTGGTCAAAATCATCACCGATTTCGCCATGTCGACGGTGGCGTATTTCTTTGTCGGATATTCCGTGGCCTACGGGGTGAATTTTTTTGCGTCGGCCAGCGTAATTACGGGTGCTGCTGAAGGCTCCGCCTTTGCACCCAGCGGTTATGATCTGGTCAAATTCTTTTTCCTTTTGACGTTTGCCGCCGCCATTCCCGCGATCATTTCCGGCGGCATCGCCGAGCGCGCCAAGTTTTGGCCGCAACTGGTGGCGACGGGTATCTTGGTGGCTGTGATCTACCCCACCTTCGAAGGCATGGTGTGGGGTTCACGCCTAGGCTTCCAAGACATCATTGAGAGCATCGGCGGCGCCCCGTTCCATGACTTTGCCGGCTCCATCGTGGTTCACGCGGTCGGCGGTTGGCTGGCTTTGGGGGCTGTTATCATGTTGGGGGCACGCCAGGGGCGTTATAAAAAAGACGGATCCCTGGTCGGCATTCCACCGTCCAACATTCCATTTTTGGCGCTGGGCTCTTGGATCCTGGTGGTGGGCTGGTTCGGCTTCAACGTCATGAGTGCCCAATCGGTCGAAGGTGTAACGGGCCTGGTCGCCATCAACTCTTTGATGGCGTTGGCCGGCGGCATTTTGGCAGCCGTGGTTGTCGGCAAGAACGATCCGGGCTTTATTCACAACGGCGCTCTGGCGGGCTTGGTCGCGGTGTGCGCCGGTTCAGACATCATGCATCCCTTGGGCGCTTTGGCGGTCGGTACCGTCGCAGGTGGGTTGTTTGTCTGGGGCTTCAACCAGTGCCAAGAAAAATGGAAAATCGATGATGTTCTGGGGGTTTGGCCCCTGCACGGCATGTGCGGACTTTGGGGCGGCATTGCCGCTGGCGTCTTTGGCTTGGAAGCCTTGGGCGGCCTGGGCGGCGTGACGTTCATCTCGCAATTGGTGGGCTCGGCAGCGGGTGTCATTTTCGCCACCGTTGGCGGCTTCATTGTTTACGGCGTCTTAAAAGCCGTGATGGGCATTCGTCTGCACGAAGAAGACGAATACCGCGGTGCGGATTTGTCGCTGCACCACATCAGCGCGTACCCCGAAGAAGACACCCACGCTTAAACACTGGGCTTTCATCTTTTCGCGTTTCAGGGCCGGACGTCCGCGTCCGGCCCATTTTGTCTGCACCAAAACGGCCAAACCCCGCAGTTATTAAGGAGTTGGTAAGCCTCAGCGCGTAAAAATGGGACCATGTCATGGCTATCGGAAAAAATTGGTTCAGGCCCTTTGCTGCCCACTGGCAGCCAGGCCTTTTTCGCGCGCCGTTTGAGCGAGTTCTCCGGCGCAGGGCTCATTGCACTGGCAGGCGGCTATACCGCAGCGCTTTTGAGTTATGCACCCAGTGATCCGTCGTTCAATTCGGCAAGTAGTGGCCACGTCGCCAACTGGCTTGGCACACCCGGAGCGTTGATCGCCGACTTAGGCATTCAAGCCTTCGGTTTAGCCGCCGTGTTCCCGGCGCTGACACTCTTGGCGTGGGGTGTTTTGTTGCTGCGAAAATTGGCCGTTCGCCAACTTTGGCTGTCCGCAACCTTGATGATTTTGGCCCCTGTTTTGGCCGCCATGAGCTTAGCCGCCGCACCCATCTGGTCGAGCTGGCCCTTAGCCGTCGGCTTAGGCGGTGTCAGCGGGGCGATCTTGTTGGAACGCCTGGCCGGGGTGTTCATGTTGGTGGGCGCAACGGACTTAAAGCTCACCGCCTTAATCGCAGCCCTGGTGATCGCCGTGCCCGCCATGGCGGCGTTTATCTATTCCCTGGCGTTGCCCCGTTCGGACTGGCAAGCCGCAGGCCGTATGGTTTTGGCCTTAAACCACGCCTTGGGCCGTGTGCTGATCAACGCCGTTCTGCGCGCAAGGTCGCGCCGCCAAGAGGCAATTGATGAAGACGAAGACGACTTCGACGATTTGGAACTTTCCGAGGACGGCCAAGCCGCGGTCACAAAACCCAAACGCACCCCCAAAAAAGCCACGGCGCAAAAAGCCAAGCCCAAAGCGGTGGTCGAAGACACGCCTGCACCGATGAAACCGGGCCGCAAGGCCAAAGCCCAACGCCAGCGCACCTTGGATTTGGGTGTGGACGGCAATTATGAACTGCCCCCCCTGGACATTTTGGACGCCCCCGATGCTAAGGGCGGCACACAAATGAGCAAAGACGCCTTGGCGCAAAACGCAGAAATGCTGTCCAGCGTTTTGGGCGATTTTGGCGTCAAAGGCGAAATCGTCAAAGTCCGCCCGGGTCCAGTGGTCACGCTCTACGAACTTGAACCCGCACCGGGCACAAAAACATCGCGCGTGATCGGTTTGTCGGACGACATTGCCCGGTCTATGAGCGCCGTTTCAGTGCGTGTTGCCACGGTACCGGGCCGCAACGTGATTGGCATCGAACTGCCCAACCAAACCCGCGAAATGGTTCACCTGCACGAACTCATCGCGTCCCAAGACTTCGAAAAAGCAAAAGGTGGCTTAAACTTAGCTTTGGGCAAAGACATTGGCGGAAACCCCGTGATCGTCGATTTGGCGCGCATGCCGCACTTGTTGGTATCGGGCACCACGGGTTCGGGTAAATCGGTCGGTGTGAACGCGATGATTTGCTCGCTTTTATATCAATACACCCCTGATCAGTGCCGCTTTATCATGATTGATCCAAAGATGTTGGAGCTCAGCGTCTACGACGACATCCCCCATTTGCTAAGCCCCGTGGTTACCGACCCCGGCAAAGCGGTGGTGGCGTTGAAATGGGCGGTGCGCGAAATGGAAGACCGCTACCGTCTCATGAGCCAGATGGGCGTGCGCAACATTACAGGCTACAACCAAC from Magnetovibrio sp. PR-2 includes the following:
- a CDS encoding ammonium transporter, whose translation is MQVGMDVFFVLMGAAMVLAMHAGFAFLEVGTVRRKNQVNALVKIITDFAMSTVAYFFVGYSVAYGVNFFASASVITGAAEGSAFAPSGYDLVKFFFLLTFAAAIPAIISGGIAERAKFWPQLVATGILVAVIYPTFEGMVWGSRLGFQDIIESIGGAPFHDFAGSIVVHAVGGWLALGAVIMLGARQGRYKKDGSLVGIPPSNIPFLALGSWILVVGWFGFNVMSAQSVEGVTGLVAINSLMALAGGILAAVVVGKNDPGFIHNGALAGLVAVCAGSDIMHPLGALAVGTVAGGLFVWGFNQCQEKWKIDDVLGVWPLHGMCGLWGGIAAGVFGLEALGGLGGVTFISQLVGSAAGVIFATVGGFIVYGVLKAVMGIRLHEEDEYRGADLSLHHISAYPEEDTHA
- a CDS encoding DNA translocase FtsK — translated: MSWLSEKIGSGPLLPTGSQAFFARRLSEFSGAGLIALAGGYTAALLSYAPSDPSFNSASSGHVANWLGTPGALIADLGIQAFGLAAVFPALTLLAWGVLLLRKLAVRQLWLSATLMILAPVLAAMSLAAAPIWSSWPLAVGLGGVSGAILLERLAGVFMLVGATDLKLTALIAALVIAVPAMAAFIYSLALPRSDWQAAGRMVLALNHALGRVLINAVLRARSRRQEAIDEDEDDFDDLELSEDGQAAVTKPKRTPKKATAQKAKPKAVVEDTPAPMKPGRKAKAQRQRTLDLGVDGNYELPPLDILDAPDAKGGTQMSKDALAQNAEMLSSVLGDFGVKGEIVKVRPGPVVTLYELEPAPGTKTSRVIGLSDDIARSMSAVSVRVATVPGRNVIGIELPNQTREMVHLHELIASQDFEKAKGGLNLALGKDIGGNPVIVDLARMPHLLVSGTTGSGKSVGVNAMICSLLYQYTPDQCRFIMIDPKMLELSVYDDIPHLLSPVVTDPGKAVVALKWAVREMEDRYRLMSQMGVRNITGYNQRLGDAAKKGEVLTRRVQTGFDEAGKPVHEDQPLSMDPLPYIVVIVDEMADLMLVAGKDVEAAIQRLAQMARAAGIHLVMATQRPSVDVITGTIKANFPTRISFQVTSKIDSRTILGEQGAEQLLGQGDMLYMAGGGRITRVHAPFVSDEEVEDVVRHLKTQGQPAYIESVTEEQEPELGELPAAGGGTKDDALYDQAVALVAREGKASTSFVQRHLQIGYNRAARIIERMEAEGVVSKANRVGRREVLIGDVSAA